From Cuculus canorus isolate bCucCan1 chromosome 7, bCucCan1.pri, whole genome shotgun sequence, one genomic window encodes:
- the CALHM2 gene encoding calcium homeostasis modulator protein 2, with protein MAALIAENFRFLSLFFKSKDVMIFNGLVALGTVGSEELFSVFAFNCPCSPARNYIYGLAAIGVPALALFLIGVILNNHTWNLVAECHKRGTKNFSAAATFLLFGSIMGRAAVAPVTWSVISLLRGEAYICALSEFVRPSSLDKFPADHGAEVLARFPCKDVPANLTKYRDDVARRLRYESQLFGWLLIGIVAVLVFLTKCLKHCCSPLSYRQEAYWAQYRSNEDKLFRRTAEVHSRILAAKNVKQFFGFVALDKEEKELVQEFPVEDVQPSPQWNAITGVYIYRENKGFPLYSRLHKWAKGVEGNGPTPEGHEMLFLAS; from the exons ATGGCTGCCCTCATCGCTGAAAACTTCCGCTTCCTTTCATTGTTCTTCAAGAGCAAAGATGTGATGATCTTCAATGGTTTGGTAGCTCTAGGCACAGTGGGCAGTGAGGAGCTCTTCTCAGTCTTCGCCTTCAACTGCCCCTGCTCCCCTGCCCGCAACTACATCTACGGGCTAGCTGCTATTGGTGTCCCAGCCCTGGCCCTCTTCCTTATTGGTGTCATCTTGAACAACCACACCTGGAACCTGGTGGCTGAGTGCCACAAGCGCGGCACCAAGaacttctctgctgctgccacatTCCTCCTTTTTGGCTCCATCATGGGCCGGGCAGCTGTGGCACCCGTGACCTGGTCAGTCATCTCGCTGCTGCGTGGGGAGGCTTACATCTGCGCGCTCAGCGAGTTTGTCAGGCCGTCCTCCCTGGACAAGTTTCCAGCTGACCATGGGGCTGAAGTGCTGGCCAGGTTCCCCTGTAAAGACGTACCTGCAAACCTCACCAAGTACAGGGACGACGTAGCGCGGAGGCTGAGATACGAGTCCCAG cTCTTCGGCTGGCTGCTCATTGGCATCGTTGCAGTCCTGGTTTTCCTCACCAAGTGCCTGAAGCACTGCTGCTCACCGTTGAGCTACCGGCAGGAGGCTTACTGGGCCCAGTATCGCTCCAATGAGGACAAGCTCTTCCGACGCACAGCCGAGGTCCACTCCAGGATCCTGGCAGCCAAGAACGTGAAGCAATTCTTTGGATTTGTGGCTCTGgacaaggaggagaaggaactggTGCAGGAGTTCCCAGTGGAGGACGTCCAGCCAAGCCCCCAGTGGAACGCCATCACTGGTGTCTACATCTACCGGGAGAACAAGGGTTTCCCCCTCTACAGCCGGCTCCACAAATGGGCAAAAGGGGTAGAAGGGAATGGGCCAACCCCAGAAGGCCACGAAATGCTCTTTTTGGCTTCCTAA